In Methanofollis fontis, the following proteins share a genomic window:
- a CDS encoding mechanosensitive ion channel family protein: protein MAAPDIPLPAINVMRYLELSPEDIALALLSLIIGFVAIHLLSKRIMGYARDNMKIPQIMAIHIVTAIKLFLYLVVVLIALAFLDEDIDAIILSVSAVVMFIFGFGLQDTINNFASGIWIASSRAYDIEDEVTIAGHRGFVKDMNIMATEVKLIDNTRVIIPNGKVWNNPIVNVSRMPTRMIVVEYSVSYNTVISEAVNVALRAARKHPKIHSSPAPLVRFKDMADSAVILQLRGWTDTEDYYPVKSELMTMLFEELNEAGIQIPFPQVDVHMKED, encoded by the coding sequence ATGGCCGCCCCGGATATACCCCTTCCAGCGATCAACGTCATGCGGTACCTGGAACTCTCGCCCGAAGATATCGCTCTCGCCCTTCTCAGCCTGATCATCGGGTTTGTCGCCATACACCTGCTCAGCAAGCGGATCATGGGGTATGCCCGGGACAACATGAAGATCCCGCAGATCATGGCGATCCATATCGTCACCGCCATCAAGCTCTTCCTCTATCTCGTGGTCGTGCTCATCGCCCTCGCCTTCCTCGACGAGGACATCGATGCAATCATTCTCAGCGTATCAGCGGTGGTGATGTTCATCTTCGGCTTCGGTCTGCAGGACACCATCAACAATTTCGCCTCAGGCATCTGGATCGCCTCCTCGCGGGCATATGATATCGAGGACGAGGTGACGATCGCCGGGCACCGCGGCTTTGTGAAGGACATGAACATCATGGCCACCGAGGTGAAGCTGATCGACAACACCCGCGTGATCATACCGAACGGCAAGGTCTGGAACAACCCGATCGTCAATGTCTCCAGGATGCCCACCCGCATGATCGTGGTCGAGTACTCGGTCTCCTACAATACGGTCATCAGCGAGGCGGTGAACGTGGCGCTCAGGGCGGCGCGGAAGCACCCGAAGATCCACTCCTCCCCGGCGCCGCTCGTCCGCTTCAAGGATATGGCTGATTCAGCTGTTATCCTGCAGCTGCGGGGCTGGACCGATACCGAAGACTACTATCCGGTCAAGTCCGAACTGATGACGATGCTCTTCGAGGAGCTCAACGAGGCGGGCATCCAGATCCCCTTCCCGCAGGTGGACGTGCATATGAAGGAGGACTGA
- a CDS encoding DNA-directed DNA polymerase II small subunit produces the protein MLCEEEIVSRFLATRLNVSPEVVAYIREQDDPSLIDRIIAAAPEGTVVVSADAIPAVKKVRDGTRFLPDPAYEVLKGKENSAESIRDFEEYVSYFRHRYTKLSSFMRGRVQPVPIEALARTGRYREEEASFVGMISEVRSTAKGNKIVMMEDTTGTIRVLFNKSRDGFAEAEKILPDEVIGVKGKLSSDGNIFFADTLIRPDIPLTNAPFMSESPGKAVLISDVHVGSDTFLEEEWHRFADWIAGREDVSYLLVAGDLVDGIGIYPGQDKELVIKNIYGQYARLGEMLSAIPSRIRIILAPGNHDVVRGAEPQPAIPPKFREDYPENCEFVENPALVSLQGVRILMYHGRSFDDMIGMIPGASYRHPEEIMEEMLKRRHLAPTYGMRTPIAPAKEDVLIIDPVPEVLFTGHVHICGIKRYRGVLMINAGTWQSQTAFQKQMNVEPTPARAVVLDLATLEYEMVDFLKNQA, from the coding sequence ATGCTCTGCGAGGAGGAGATCGTCTCACGCTTTCTGGCCACCCGGCTCAACGTATCGCCCGAGGTGGTGGCCTATATCAGGGAGCAGGACGACCCCTCGCTGATCGATCGGATCATCGCCGCCGCTCCCGAAGGAACGGTCGTGGTCTCCGCAGACGCCATCCCGGCCGTCAAAAAGGTCAGGGACGGCACACGCTTTCTGCCCGACCCCGCCTACGAGGTGCTGAAGGGCAAGGAAAACTCGGCAGAGAGCATCCGGGACTTCGAGGAGTATGTCTCCTACTTCCGCCACCGCTACACAAAACTCTCCTCCTTCATGCGCGGGCGGGTGCAGCCGGTGCCGATCGAGGCGCTGGCGCGCACCGGGCGCTACCGGGAGGAGGAGGCGTCGTTCGTTGGCATGATCTCCGAGGTGCGCTCCACGGCCAAAGGGAACAAGATTGTGATGATGGAGGACACCACCGGCACCATCCGGGTGCTCTTCAACAAGTCCAGGGACGGCTTTGCTGAGGCCGAGAAGATCCTCCCGGACGAGGTGATCGGGGTGAAGGGCAAACTCTCCTCGGACGGCAACATCTTCTTTGCCGACACCCTGATCCGCCCGGACATCCCGCTCACGAACGCCCCCTTCATGTCGGAGAGCCCAGGCAAGGCGGTGCTGATCTCCGATGTGCACGTGGGCTCCGACACCTTCCTGGAGGAGGAATGGCATCGTTTCGCCGACTGGATCGCCGGCCGGGAGGACGTCTCCTACCTGCTCGTCGCCGGGGATCTCGTGGACGGCATCGGCATCTATCCGGGGCAGGACAAGGAACTGGTGATCAAGAACATCTACGGGCAGTACGCCCGTCTCGGCGAGATGCTCTCCGCCATTCCCTCCAGGATCCGGATCATCCTGGCGCCGGGCAACCACGACGTGGTGCGGGGCGCCGAACCGCAGCCCGCCATCCCCCCAAAGTTCAGGGAGGACTACCCGGAGAACTGCGAGTTCGTGGAGAACCCGGCCCTGGTCTCCCTGCAGGGCGTGCGCATCCTGATGTACCACGGGCGCTCCTTCGACGACATGATCGGGATGATCCCGGGCGCCTCCTACCGCCACCCCGAGGAGATCATGGAGGAGATGCTGAAGCGCCGCCACCTCGCCCCGACCTACGGGATGCGCACACCCATCGCCCCGGCGAAGGAGGATGTGCTCATCATCGACCCGGTCCCGGAGGTGCTCTTCACCGGGCACGTGCATATCTGCGGGATCAAGCGCTACCGCGGGGTGCTGATGATCAATGCCGGCACCTGGCAGTCCCAGACCGCCTTCCAGAAACAGATGAACGTGGAGCCCACGCCTGCCCGCGCGGTCGTGCTGGATCTGGCGACTCTTGAATACGAGATGGTCGATTTCCTGAAAAACCAGGCATGA
- a CDS encoding sodium-translocating pyrophosphatase, whose product MDPIVYLAPLCALLALLFAGYSFIRVRKEGEGTEVMKKITAAIHHGAMVYLNRQYRAIAVFVVVLAIVIAALLPNGTLTAGCFVLGAVLSATAGYIGMFTATTANGRTTNAARRGIAEAFRVSFASGSVMGMSVVGLGLFGLSIGFIGLSTILPGMPQGELVNILAGFSLGASSIALFARVGGGIFTKAADVGADLVGKVEAGIPEDDPRNPAVIADNVGDNVGDIAGMGADLYESYVGSIIATMLLGASTAAILFPNAPLINVILLPVIIAAIGIVCSIIGSFVVRTNKTESSAIHMAFNKGLLLALALVVIATYFITDMLLGEYGFGVFVATVGGLVAGFLIGQITEYYTSFERSPTLEIAKSCQTGSATNIITGFAKGMESTVFPVIIIGVAIWLAYTFSGLYGIAIAAVGMLATLGISLAVDAYGPVADNAGGIAEMSHQDPHVREITDTLDAVGNTTAAIGKGFAIGSAALTALALFSSYAFAVSEGTETITINILDTPVFIGVLIGAMLPFLFSSMTMMAVGRAAYQIVVEVRRQFKEIKGLMEGKADPDYESCIAISTNSALKEMIAPGLLAIAAPLVVGLVLGKGALGGLLAGSLVSGFMLAITMANAGGAWDNAKKYIEQGHFGGKGSDAHKAGVTGDTVGDPFKDTSGPAINILLKLMSIVAVVFAPLFL is encoded by the coding sequence ATGGATCCAATCGTCTATCTGGCACCTCTGTGTGCTCTTCTGGCGCTTCTTTTTGCCGGATACTCCTTTATCCGGGTCAGAAAGGAGGGAGAGGGCACCGAGGTGATGAAAAAGATCACCGCGGCGATCCACCACGGCGCCATGGTCTACCTGAACAGGCAGTACCGTGCGATCGCCGTCTTCGTCGTCGTGCTGGCTATCGTTATCGCTGCGCTGCTGCCGAACGGCACTCTCACGGCGGGCTGTTTCGTGCTCGGTGCCGTGCTTTCGGCCACCGCGGGCTACATCGGTATGTTCACCGCCACCACCGCAAACGGGCGGACCACGAACGCCGCACGCCGCGGGATCGCTGAGGCCTTCAGGGTCTCGTTCGCAAGCGGTTCAGTCATGGGCATGTCGGTCGTCGGTCTCGGCCTCTTCGGGCTCTCGATCGGGTTTATCGGCCTCTCGACCATTCTGCCGGGTATGCCCCAGGGTGAACTGGTGAACATCCTCGCCGGCTTCTCGCTCGGCGCATCCTCGATCGCCCTCTTCGCCCGTGTGGGCGGCGGCATCTTCACCAAGGCCGCAGACGTGGGCGCCGACCTGGTCGGCAAGGTCGAGGCCGGCATCCCGGAGGACGACCCCCGGAACCCTGCCGTGATTGCGGACAACGTCGGTGACAACGTCGGCGACATCGCCGGCATGGGCGCCGACCTCTATGAGTCCTATGTGGGCTCGATCATCGCCACCATGCTCCTCGGCGCATCCACGGCCGCCATTCTCTTTCCGAACGCACCGCTGATCAACGTCATCCTGCTCCCGGTGATCATCGCCGCCATCGGCATCGTCTGCTCCATCATCGGTTCGTTCGTCGTCAGGACGAACAAGACGGAGTCGAGCGCCATCCATATGGCCTTCAACAAGGGTCTGCTGCTGGCTCTCGCCCTCGTGGTCATCGCCACCTACTTCATCACCGACATGCTCCTCGGGGAGTACGGCTTCGGGGTCTTCGTGGCCACCGTCGGCGGTCTTGTCGCCGGTTTCCTGATCGGCCAGATCACCGAGTACTACACCTCGTTCGAGCGCAGCCCGACCCTGGAGATCGCCAAGTCCTGCCAGACCGGGTCGGCGACGAACATCATCACCGGGTTTGCGAAGGGGATGGAATCCACCGTCTTCCCGGTGATCATCATCGGCGTCGCCATCTGGCTCGCATACACCTTCTCCGGCCTCTACGGCATCGCCATTGCGGCCGTCGGCATGCTCGCCACCCTGGGCATCTCCCTTGCGGTCGACGCATACGGTCCGGTGGCAGACAATGCCGGCGGTATCGCCGAGATGTCCCACCAGGACCCCCATGTGCGTGAGATCACCGACACCCTGGACGCCGTCGGCAACACCACCGCCGCCATCGGTAAGGGCTTCGCCATCGGGTCGGCGGCACTCACCGCACTCGCACTCTTCTCCTCCTATGCCTTCGCGGTCAGCGAGGGGACCGAGACCATTACCATCAACATTCTGGACACCCCGGTCTTTATCGGCGTGCTGATCGGCGCCATGCTCCCCTTCCTCTTCTCGTCGATGACGATGATGGCGGTCGGGCGGGCGGCATACCAGATCGTCGTCGAGGTCCGCCGCCAGTTCAAGGAGATCAAGGGCCTGATGGAGGGCAAGGCGGACCCGGACTATGAGTCCTGCATCGCCATTTCAACCAACTCCGCTCTCAAGGAAATGATCGCACCCGGTCTGCTGGCCATCGCCGCTCCCCTCGTGGTCGGGCTCGTGCTCGGCAAGGGTGCGCTCGGCGGTCTGCTCGCCGGTTCCCTGGTCTCCGGTTTCATGCTCGCCATCACGATGGCGAACGCCGGCGGCGCCTGGGACAACGCCAAGAAATACATCGAACAGGGCCACTTCGGCGGCAAGGGTTCGGATGCCCACAAGGCAGGCGTCACCGGCGACACCGTCGGCGACCCCTTCAAGGACACCTCCGGCCCCGCGATCAACATCCTGCTGAAGCTGATGTCCATCGTGGCCGTCGTCTTCGCCCCCCTGTTCCTCTAA
- the cofH gene encoding 5-amino-6-(D-ribitylamino)uracil--L-tyrosine 4-hydroxyphenyl transferase CofH, with product MLQALLTDIPDGRRMTEDEAARLLSVRGRDVWAIAAAADRVRAEGVGEAVTWVCNQNLNVTNICVNACEFCGFSRKNGDPEAYFHSVDEVVSRLRAARGRGVTEICTVSGLHPGFTADDYIDLIRLIRQEAPDVHVHASNPQEVAYAAARSGMTTAEVLSALKQAGLGSLCGTAAEVLVDRVREEICPGKIDTAEWVRIITEAHRMGIPSTATLLYGHIETAADIARHLSIIREIQDDTGGFTEFVPLSFIPWTTPLYLSGRAPAGATGRLDVLVYAVARLFLDTVPHLQASWVKLGTKMAQVALMSGADDLGGTMYEESISKGAGAAGTDYLDPTEMRRIAEDIGRPLLQRTTLYAVP from the coding sequence ATGCTGCAGGCACTGCTGACCGATATCCCGGACGGGCGACGGATGACCGAAGACGAGGCGGCACGTCTCCTCTCCGTGCGGGGGCGGGATGTGTGGGCGATCGCCGCCGCCGCCGATAGGGTGAGGGCGGAGGGCGTGGGCGAGGCGGTCACCTGGGTGTGCAACCAGAACCTGAACGTCACGAACATCTGTGTCAACGCCTGTGAATTTTGCGGATTTTCAAGAAAAAACGGTGATCCGGAAGCATATTTCCATTCCGTGGACGAGGTCGTCTCCCGACTGCGGGCCGCCCGAGGCCGGGGAGTCACCGAGATCTGCACGGTGAGCGGTCTGCACCCCGGTTTCACCGCCGACGACTACATCGATCTCATCCGCCTGATCCGGCAGGAGGCACCCGACGTGCATGTCCATGCCTCCAACCCGCAGGAGGTCGCCTATGCTGCCGCCAGAAGCGGCATGACGACGGCGGAGGTGCTCTCCGCCCTGAAGCAGGCGGGCCTCGGGTCCCTCTGCGGCACCGCCGCCGAGGTGCTGGTGGACCGTGTGCGGGAGGAGATCTGTCCGGGCAAGATCGATACGGCCGAATGGGTGCGGATCATCACCGAGGCCCACCGCATGGGCATCCCCTCCACGGCCACGCTTCTCTACGGGCATATCGAGACGGCGGCCGATATCGCCCGCCACCTCTCGATCATCCGGGAGATCCAGGACGACACCGGGGGCTTCACCGAGTTCGTCCCCCTCTCCTTCATCCCCTGGACGACACCGCTCTACCTCTCCGGGCGCGCCCCGGCAGGCGCCACCGGTCGCCTGGACGTACTCGTGTATGCGGTCGCCCGCCTCTTCCTGGACACCGTACCGCACCTCCAGGCCTCCTGGGTGAAGCTCGGGACGAAGATGGCGCAGGTCGCCCTCATGAGCGGGGCGGACGACCTGGGGGGGACGATGTATGAGGAGTCCATCTCAAAGGGCGCCGGGGCTGCCGGCACCGATTACCTCGACCCGACCGAGATGCGACGGATCGCAGAGGACATCGGGCGCCCGCTCCTCCAGCGGACGACCCTGTACGCTGTTCCGTGA
- a CDS encoding metal-dependent transcriptional regulator: protein MEEFDGSELPARRAEFLGIIAGMGGEGTTGAIAREAGVTPSTATKTLSVLADGGYIEQIPYRGVRLTPMGERYARFLVRRHRVLSLALSRFGLSPEEACREAKNLESHVSRELVDRICASLGHPMQSVCGPIEHDCLCCPLRS from the coding sequence ATGGAGGAGTTCGACGGCAGCGAACTGCCGGCGAGACGGGCCGAATTTCTCGGCATCATCGCCGGCATGGGCGGAGAGGGGACGACGGGCGCCATCGCCCGGGAGGCGGGGGTGACGCCCTCGACAGCCACAAAGACCCTCTCGGTGCTGGCCGATGGAGGATATATCGAGCAGATCCCCTACCGCGGCGTCCGCCTCACCCCGATGGGGGAGCGCTACGCGCGTTTTCTCGTGCGGCGTCACCGGGTGCTCTCGCTCGCCCTCTCCCGCTTCGGTCTCTCTCCCGAGGAGGCGTGCCGGGAGGCGAAAAACCTGGAGTCCCACGTCTCCCGGGAACTCGTCGACCGCATCTGCGCATCGCTCGGGCACCCGATGCAGAGCGTATGCGGCCCGATAGAGCACGACTGTTTATGCTGTCCGCTGCGGTCCTGA